In a single window of the Aminomonas paucivorans DSM 12260 genome:
- the alr gene encoding alanine racemase, producing MLRPTRMEVHLGRIQENYRSIRSHVGARAQVMGVVKANAYGTGMVPVASALREAGCTRFAVATPEEALELRRCGIGDPILVMGASSADAAGELVAQDVAATVADLSFAQVLSREATRQGRPARFHLKVDTGMGRIGFLPQELPSLLPELLALGNLDFEGVFTHFATADEERLDYTWTQFRRFGDVLEELRDRGVGVRLRHACNSAALMRCPEMHLDAVRPGVILYGLRPSPGCPVPFPLSPAFEVKTSVAALRELPPGSGVSYGLRYVTRGRERLAVLPLGYRDGYVRALAGKAEVLILGHRVPVVGTICMDQCLVDVTSLPEVCVGDEVVLLGRQGDRSIEAEEMARWLGTIVYEIPGLFSERVPRVHLED from the coding sequence ATGCTGCGTCCTACCCGAATGGAGGTCCACCTGGGCCGGATCCAGGAGAACTATCGGTCCATCCGCTCCCACGTGGGAGCCCGAGCCCAGGTGATGGGGGTGGTAAAGGCCAACGCCTACGGAACGGGCATGGTTCCCGTGGCGTCGGCCCTGCGCGAGGCGGGGTGTACCCGCTTTGCCGTGGCTACCCCCGAAGAGGCCCTGGAACTGAGGCGGTGCGGTATCGGTGACCCCATCCTGGTGATGGGGGCTTCTTCCGCAGATGCGGCGGGGGAGCTGGTGGCCCAGGATGTAGCCGCCACGGTGGCGGACCTTTCCTTCGCCCAGGTCCTGAGCCGGGAGGCGACCCGCCAGGGGCGGCCCGCCCGCTTCCACCTGAAGGTGGACACGGGCATGGGGCGCATCGGTTTTCTTCCCCAGGAGCTGCCTTCGCTCCTGCCGGAGCTTCTGGCCTTGGGAAACCTGGACTTCGAGGGGGTGTTCACCCACTTTGCCACCGCCGACGAAGAGCGTCTGGATTACACCTGGACGCAGTTCCGCCGGTTCGGGGATGTGCTGGAGGAGCTGCGGGACCGGGGGGTTGGGGTGCGTCTGCGTCATGCCTGCAACAGCGCCGCCCTGATGCGCTGTCCGGAGATGCACTTGGACGCGGTGCGCCCGGGGGTGATCCTCTACGGCCTGCGTCCTTCTCCCGGGTGCCCCGTCCCCTTCCCCCTGTCCCCGGCCTTCGAGGTGAAGACCTCCGTGGCGGCGCTGCGGGAGTTGCCCCCCGGCTCGGGGGTCAGCTACGGCCTGCGCTACGTCACCCGGGGACGGGAGAGGCTGGCGGTGCTGCCCCTGGGGTACCGGGACGGCTACGTCCGGGCCCTGGCGGGCAAGGCGGAGGTGCTGATCCTGGGACACCGGGTTCCCGTGGTGGGGACCATCTGCATGGACCAGTGCCTGGTGGATGTGACCTCCCTGCCGGAGGTGTGCGTGGGGGACGAGGTGGTCCTTCTGGGAAGGCAGGGGGACCGGTCCATCGAGGCGGAGGAGATGGCCCGGTGGCTGGGCACCATCGTCTACGAGATCCCCGGCCTCTTTTCGGAGCGGGTGCCTCGGGTCCATCTGGAAGACTGA
- a CDS encoding tRNA (adenine-N1)-methyltransferase, with translation MLEYGDLVFLWSPKKGDAFLLRLAKGAVQGSRLGQLRHDDFVGKEYGSVVRSHSGESFAVLRPTLGEYTRRIKRNTQIVYPKEAGFLVMHLNLGPGATVVECGTGSGSLTCVFAHFVGPTGRVCTYDRREDFSELARKNAERWGVADRITFKVRSLDEGFDERDADAVFLDLPNPWDYIAAAEEALAPGNRLAILVPTTNQIERTLDVLREHHFADPQVLELMLRYLKTDPRRIRPEDMMVGHTGYLIFASKADPVVLPEEQAAPEAVVLLEAPGEEQKEPTSEEHGEF, from the coding sequence ATGCTTGAGTACGGCGACCTGGTCTTTCTCTGGTCCCCCAAGAAGGGGGATGCCTTCCTCCTGCGCCTGGCCAAGGGGGCGGTGCAGGGTTCCCGCCTGGGTCAGCTGCGGCATGACGACTTCGTGGGCAAGGAGTACGGAAGCGTGGTGCGAAGCCACAGCGGGGAGTCCTTCGCGGTGCTGCGCCCCACCTTGGGGGAATACACCCGGCGGATCAAGCGGAACACCCAGATCGTCTACCCTAAGGAGGCGGGGTTCCTGGTGATGCACCTGAACCTGGGCCCCGGCGCCACGGTGGTGGAGTGCGGCACCGGGTCGGGAAGCCTCACCTGCGTCTTCGCCCACTTCGTGGGGCCCACGGGGAGAGTGTGTACCTACGACCGGCGGGAGGATTTCTCCGAGCTGGCCCGAAAGAACGCGGAGCGCTGGGGGGTGGCGGACCGGATCACCTTCAAGGTCCGCAGCCTGGACGAGGGCTTCGACGAGAGGGATGCGGACGCAGTCTTCCTGGACCTGCCCAACCCCTGGGACTACATCGCCGCCGCCGAGGAGGCCCTGGCCCCGGGAAACCGCCTGGCCATCCTGGTGCCCACCACCAACCAGATCGAGCGGACCCTGGACGTCCTGCGGGAGCACCACTTTGCGGATCCCCAGGTTCTGGAGCTGATGCTGCGCTACCTCAAGACGGACCCGAGGCGCATCCGGCCGGAGGACATGATGGTGGGACACACGGGGTACCTGATCTTCGCCAGCAAGGCGGATCCCGTGGTCTTGCCGGAGGAGCAGGCCGCACCGGAGGCGGTGGTTCTCCTGGAGGCGCCGGGGGAGGAACAGAAAGAGCCGACTTCCGAGGAGCATGGAGAGTTCTAA
- a CDS encoding alanine/glycine:cation symporter family protein: MDAIMKINGVVNGIVWGPWMLVLFVGTGVYLTVLLGFPQVRYFGFMFKEVLGKLGKKKEGEGSISSFAALATALSATVGTGNIAGVATALHLGGPGAMVWMFISAVFGMTTKFCEVSLAVRFRDKDDQGNWRGGTMYIIEKALGMKWLAVVFAVFTFFASFGIGNMVQANSTAEGLNLGFGIPHLYTAIALAILTALVIWGGLTRLSTVTTYLTPFMAIFYIVGGLAVIAAHLSQVPAAIGSAVHYAFSDPMAMPGALAGWTVKIAMTKGIARGVFSNEAGLGSAPMVHATAIVDHPVRQGVYGLFEVFMDTIVICMITAVCVLSTGVLTAQPELTGAKLTLSAFQSVLGGTGTMILSVGLALFAYSTVLGWYWYGETAATYLFGTKVIMPFKVLWIVLVILGGWGGAEILVNLWDLADTLNGLMAIPNLVALLLMSGEMRRLVRDFDEKRRTGVLKD; encoded by the coding sequence GTGGACGCGATCATGAAGATCAACGGTGTCGTCAACGGCATCGTCTGGGGGCCGTGGATGCTGGTCCTGTTCGTGGGGACGGGCGTGTATCTCACGGTGCTGCTGGGTTTCCCCCAGGTACGCTACTTCGGTTTCATGTTCAAGGAAGTTCTGGGGAAGTTGGGGAAGAAAAAGGAGGGAGAGGGGTCCATCTCCTCCTTTGCGGCGCTGGCGACGGCCCTTTCCGCCACCGTGGGCACCGGCAACATCGCCGGGGTCGCCACGGCCCTTCATCTGGGGGGGCCGGGCGCCATGGTGTGGATGTTCATCTCCGCGGTGTTCGGCATGACCACCAAGTTCTGCGAGGTCTCCCTGGCGGTCCGGTTCCGGGACAAGGATGATCAGGGGAACTGGCGGGGCGGCACCATGTACATCATCGAAAAAGCCCTGGGGATGAAGTGGCTGGCGGTGGTCTTCGCCGTCTTCACCTTCTTCGCCTCCTTCGGCATCGGGAACATGGTGCAGGCCAACTCCACCGCCGAGGGACTGAACCTGGGCTTCGGCATCCCCCATCTGTACACCGCCATCGCCCTGGCGATCCTTACCGCCCTGGTCATCTGGGGAGGGCTGACGCGGCTTTCCACCGTCACCACCTACCTGACCCCCTTCATGGCCATCTTCTACATCGTGGGCGGTCTGGCGGTGATCGCGGCCCACCTCTCCCAGGTGCCCGCCGCCATCGGCAGCGCCGTCCACTACGCCTTCTCCGATCCCATGGCCATGCCGGGAGCCCTGGCAGGCTGGACCGTGAAGATCGCCATGACCAAAGGCATCGCCCGGGGGGTCTTCTCCAACGAAGCGGGCCTGGGCTCCGCCCCCATGGTGCACGCCACGGCCATCGTGGACCATCCGGTGCGCCAGGGCGTCTACGGGCTCTTCGAAGTGTTCATGGATACCATCGTGATCTGCATGATCACCGCAGTCTGCGTCCTTTCCACGGGAGTCCTGACGGCGCAGCCGGAGCTGACGGGGGCCAAGCTCACCCTGTCGGCCTTCCAGAGCGTCCTGGGGGGAACGGGCACCATGATCCTCTCCGTAGGACTGGCCCTGTTCGCCTATTCCACCGTGCTGGGCTGGTACTGGTACGGGGAAACCGCTGCGACGTACCTTTTCGGGACCAAGGTCATCATGCCCTTCAAGGTCCTCTGGATCGTCCTGGTGATCCTGGGTGGCTGGGGAGGAGCGGAGATCCTGGTCAACCTGTGGGATCTGGCGGATACTCTCAACGGCCTCATGGCCATCCCCAACCTGGTGGCCCTCCTGTTGATGTCCGGAGAGATGAGGCGTTTGGTACGGGACTTCGACGAGAAGCGGCGTACCGGTGTCTTGAAGGACTGA
- a CDS encoding transketolase, which produces MNTLKEALQSMKAPTLTEEQQMALREGARKGRIQGVLMTAAAGSGHPAGSLSSMELYLLAYGAARIDPQNPDDPDRDRVVVSHGHTSPGAYAALAFWGFVSEEDLVPHFRQAGSPFQGHVEREVPGIDWGTGNLGQGLAAGVGFALAARARGSEAWTYVLMGDGEQVKGQVAEARRIAAKERLNRLTVLVDLNHIQICGTTEAIMPADLVALWKADGWRVAEVDGHDVGALYVALREAREGDRPTVLLCRTVMGKGVSFMEGIPDYHGKVASGDRLRLALEELGASEAEAARVVKLRDAPLPRGREVRPPVPCLDAGSPLTYGAETKTDNRSAFGKALADLGARNRGVAGRTPLLVFDCDLAGSVKVDGFAAACPEGFVEAGIQEHAVATAAGAASTAGVVSVWADFGVFGLDEAYNQQRLNDINGSSLKLVLTHVGLDVGEDGKTHQCIDYAGLLRNTFDWRLVVPADPNQTDRAVRWALTEPGNVCLAMGRSVVPPILREDGTPFFGDGYSFRYGEVDVLRPGRDGSLLALGALAGRALEARDLLAREGLEVQVLHTACPLGLDPEELLPLLGTGPLVTVEDHHVDTGLGASVALILARSGRVVPLRTLGVTRYGDSGASRDVYRRMGLDAPGIRDAFLSLRASHA; this is translated from the coding sequence ATGAACACGTTGAAAGAAGCTCTGCAATCCATGAAGGCGCCGACCCTGACGGAGGAACAGCAGATGGCGCTTCGGGAAGGGGCGCGAAAAGGGAGGATCCAGGGGGTTCTCATGACCGCCGCTGCGGGAAGCGGACACCCCGCCGGATCCCTGTCCAGCATGGAGCTGTACCTGCTGGCCTACGGAGCGGCCCGGATCGATCCCCAGAATCCCGACGACCCGGACCGGGACCGGGTGGTGGTCAGCCACGGCCACACCTCCCCGGGGGCCTACGCGGCCCTGGCCTTCTGGGGCTTCGTCTCCGAGGAGGACCTGGTTCCCCATTTCCGGCAGGCGGGAAGCCCCTTCCAGGGGCACGTGGAACGGGAGGTCCCGGGGATCGATTGGGGCACCGGCAACCTGGGGCAGGGACTGGCAGCAGGGGTGGGGTTTGCCCTGGCCGCCCGGGCTCGGGGTTCCGAGGCCTGGACCTACGTCCTCATGGGGGACGGGGAGCAGGTGAAGGGGCAGGTGGCGGAGGCCCGACGCATCGCCGCCAAGGAGCGTCTGAACCGGCTTACCGTCCTGGTGGACCTGAACCACATCCAGATCTGCGGCACCACCGAGGCCATCATGCCTGCGGACCTGGTGGCGCTGTGGAAGGCCGACGGATGGCGGGTGGCGGAGGTGGACGGGCACGACGTGGGGGCCCTCTACGTCGCCCTCCGGGAGGCCCGGGAGGGCGACCGTCCCACGGTCCTGCTGTGTCGCACCGTCATGGGCAAGGGGGTCTCCTTCATGGAGGGGATTCCGGACTACCACGGAAAGGTCGCGTCGGGGGACCGGCTTCGTCTGGCCCTGGAGGAGCTGGGGGCTTCGGAGGCCGAGGCGGCACGGGTGGTGAAGCTGCGGGATGCGCCTCTTCCCCGGGGACGGGAGGTCCGGCCGCCCGTTCCCTGTCTGGACGCGGGGAGTCCCCTCACCTATGGGGCGGAGACGAAAACGGACAACCGATCTGCCTTCGGGAAGGCCCTGGCGGACCTGGGGGCGAGAAACCGAGGAGTTGCCGGGCGCACGCCCCTGCTGGTGTTCGACTGTGACCTGGCGGGTTCCGTGAAGGTGGACGGTTTTGCCGCCGCCTGCCCCGAAGGGTTCGTGGAGGCGGGGATCCAGGAGCATGCCGTGGCCACCGCGGCGGGAGCCGCCTCCACCGCCGGGGTGGTCTCGGTGTGGGCGGACTTCGGGGTCTTCGGCCTGGACGAGGCCTACAACCAGCAGCGTCTCAACGACATCAACGGCTCCTCCCTGAAGCTGGTGCTCACCCACGTGGGTCTGGACGTGGGGGAGGACGGGAAGACCCACCAGTGCATCGACTATGCGGGGCTGCTTCGTAACACCTTCGACTGGAGGCTGGTGGTCCCGGCGGACCCGAACCAGACGGACCGGGCGGTGCGCTGGGCCCTGACGGAGCCCGGAAACGTCTGCCTGGCCATGGGGCGAAGCGTGGTGCCCCCGATCCTTCGGGAGGACGGGACCCCCTTCTTCGGGGACGGATACTCCTTCCGCTACGGGGAGGTGGACGTGCTGCGCCCCGGTCGGGACGGATCCCTCCTTGCCCTGGGAGCCCTGGCGGGGCGGGCACTGGAGGCCCGGGACCTGCTGGCCCGGGAGGGCCTGGAGGTTCAGGTGCTCCACACCGCCTGCCCCTTGGGCCTCGACCCGGAGGAGCTCCTTCCCCTCCTGGGGACGGGACCCCTGGTGACGGTGGAGGACCACCACGTCGACACGGGGCTGGGGGCCTCCGTGGCCCTGATCCTGGCCCGCTCCGGCCGGGTCGTGCCCCTGCGCACCCTGGGGGTCACCCGCTACGGGGACTCCGGGGCCTCTCGGGACGTGTACCGCCGCATGGGGCTGGACGCCCCGGGAATCCGGGACGCCTTCCTGTCCCTTCGGGCTTCCCATGCTTGA
- the grdD gene encoding glycine/sarcosine/betaine reductase complex component C subunit alpha encodes MTDKRGLIAEALEELVQAAKSGGPKVRVGLMARGSEHGPAELARAARSAQAQDPRLAVVLIGPRLEGFEDLEWIETPDCEADVAQALETALAEGRVEGAVALHYPFPLGVTTVGRVVTPGKGKPLILASTTGASSSQRLEAMVRNAILGRAVARSLGMEDPTVGVLNVDGAQLVVRALGRLAERGYPIRFGESVRADGGAVLRGNDLLAGAVDLCVTDTLTGNVLVKLFSAFTTGGSYEASGWGYGPSVGEGWPKVVSIISRASGEPVVAGALLYTASVVRGKLPERVAEEIGAAKASGLEEVLVSLAPKPAAGTGEAEVSAPPKEPTEEEIHGIDVLSVDDATRELWKAGIYAESAMGCTGPVVKVPRKDLERAEGILKSAGYL; translated from the coding sequence ATGACGGACAAGCGCGGTCTCATCGCGGAAGCCTTGGAGGAGCTGGTCCAGGCGGCGAAGAGCGGGGGACCCAAGGTGCGCGTCGGCCTCATGGCCCGAGGCAGCGAGCACGGCCCCGCTGAGCTGGCTCGGGCGGCCCGATCCGCTCAGGCCCAGGACCCCCGCCTGGCGGTGGTGCTCATCGGTCCTCGCCTGGAGGGCTTCGAGGACCTGGAGTGGATCGAAACCCCGGACTGCGAGGCCGACGTGGCCCAGGCCCTGGAGACGGCCCTGGCGGAAGGACGGGTGGAGGGCGCCGTGGCGCTGCACTATCCCTTCCCCCTTGGGGTCACCACCGTCGGAAGGGTAGTCACCCCGGGGAAGGGAAAACCCCTGATCCTGGCCTCCACCACCGGAGCCTCCTCGTCCCAGCGTCTGGAGGCCATGGTGCGCAACGCCATCCTGGGTCGGGCGGTGGCCCGCTCCCTGGGAATGGAGGACCCCACCGTGGGGGTGCTCAACGTGGACGGGGCGCAGCTGGTGGTCCGTGCCCTGGGTCGCCTCGCGGAGCGGGGGTACCCGATCCGCTTCGGCGAAAGCGTCCGGGCGGACGGGGGCGCGGTGCTTCGGGGCAACGACCTGCTGGCGGGGGCGGTGGACCTGTGCGTCACCGATACCCTCACGGGGAACGTGCTGGTGAAGCTCTTCTCCGCCTTCACCACCGGGGGCAGCTACGAGGCCAGCGGATGGGGCTACGGCCCCTCCGTCGGGGAAGGATGGCCCAAGGTGGTCTCCATCATCTCCCGGGCCTCCGGAGAGCCCGTGGTCGCCGGGGCGCTGCTGTACACCGCCTCGGTGGTTCGGGGAAAACTGCCGGAGCGGGTGGCGGAAGAAATCGGGGCGGCCAAGGCCTCGGGGCTGGAGGAGGTCCTGGTCTCCCTGGCGCCGAAGCCCGCCGCGGGAACCGGGGAGGCGGAGGTGTCCGCTCCGCCGAAGGAGCCCACGGAGGAGGAGATCCACGGCATCGACGTCCTTTCCGTAGACGACGCCACCCGGGAGCTGTGGAAGGCGGGGATCTACGCCGAATCCGCCATGGGGTGCACCGGCCCGGTGGTGAAGGTCCCTCGCAAGGATCTGGAGCGGGCAGAGGGCATCCTGAAAAGCGCGGGGTACCTATAA
- the ald gene encoding alanine dehydrogenase, protein MKIGCPKEIKNHEYRVGLIPAAVRAYVDSGHEVFVQRDAGVGSGIPDEEYQTAGASILQDAAEVWARGEMIVKVKEPLPQEYPLMREGQLLYTYFHFAASEELTRACLDRGIVALAYETVQEADGTLPLLKPMSEVAGRMAGLMGSYYLGRAHGGRGVLASGVPGVAPCNVLILGGGIVGRNAARIAAGFGARVTILDLRPGVLEFLGDIMPRNVFPVYSDPMTLEEGLKEADIVIGAVLIPGAKAPKLVRREHLKTMKPGAVLVDVAIDQGGCFETSHPTTHSDPVFLVDGIVHYCVANMPGAYSRTATFALNNATIAYGKQLANKGWEQACRDSLPLRLGLNLARGKVTCLPVAEAFGLEFLTPEKLLKI, encoded by the coding sequence ATGAAGATCGGATGCCCGAAGGAGATCAAGAACCACGAGTATCGAGTCGGCCTGATTCCCGCCGCCGTTCGGGCCTACGTGGACTCGGGACACGAGGTGTTCGTGCAGCGGGATGCAGGGGTGGGGTCCGGGATTCCCGACGAGGAGTATCAGACTGCGGGAGCCTCCATCCTCCAGGATGCGGCGGAGGTGTGGGCCCGGGGGGAGATGATCGTCAAGGTCAAGGAACCCCTGCCCCAGGAGTATCCCCTCATGAGGGAGGGGCAGCTCCTGTACACCTACTTCCACTTCGCCGCGTCGGAGGAGCTGACCCGGGCCTGTCTGGACCGGGGGATCGTCGCCCTGGCCTACGAGACCGTCCAGGAGGCCGACGGGACCCTGCCGCTCCTCAAGCCCATGAGCGAGGTGGCCGGGCGCATGGCGGGGCTCATGGGCAGCTACTACCTGGGACGGGCCCACGGGGGGCGGGGTGTCCTGGCCTCGGGGGTGCCCGGGGTGGCTCCCTGTAACGTCCTTATCCTGGGGGGGGGCATCGTGGGGCGCAACGCCGCCCGCATCGCCGCGGGTTTCGGCGCCCGGGTCACCATCCTGGATCTGCGCCCCGGCGTCCTGGAGTTTCTGGGGGACATCATGCCCCGAAACGTCTTCCCGGTGTACAGCGACCCCATGACCCTGGAGGAGGGACTGAAGGAGGCGGACATCGTCATCGGGGCGGTGCTCATCCCCGGTGCCAAGGCCCCCAAGCTGGTGCGGCGGGAGCATCTGAAGACCATGAAGCCCGGGGCGGTGCTGGTGGACGTGGCCATCGACCAGGGGGGGTGCTTCGAGACCTCCCACCCCACCACCCACAGCGACCCGGTCTTCCTGGTGGACGGCATCGTGCACTACTGCGTGGCCAACATGCCCGGGGCCTACTCCCGCACCGCCACCTTCGCCCTGAACAACGCCACCATCGCCTACGGCAAGCAGCTGGCCAACAAGGGCTGGGAGCAGGCCTGCCGGGACAGCCTCCCCCTGCGCCTGGGACTGAACCTGGCTCGGGGCAAGGTGACCTGTCTCCCCGTGGCGGAGGCCTTCGGGCTGGAGTTCCTGACCCCGGAGAAGCTCCTGAAGATCTGA
- the grdC gene encoding glycine/sarcosine/betaine reductase complex component C subunit beta, whose protein sequence is MPNANVRGAAYCLNHVPNLAFHYGNTPWVERESKKDSEFLAKLPEHVQSFEDSARFAPNLAYIGALSLEELAAHPQPWLQNLLPEVRRFGSYGEIMPEDEFLGLLDLCDVFDIVWLEQGFAGEVKGKLAAHPLLSKGPLARLEAGHPEEEVRKEVEEHGALPLYLGERLVGCSRKGHELDECLSAYVLLENLACKAGGVLSLLHLLETTGMAPEEVDFVVECSEEAAGDMNQRGGGNFAKAVAEIAGCTHASGCDVRGFCAGPVNAVIAGACMVASGARKNVVVLAGGAIPKLYMNSRDHVKKDLPALENCLGNFAVLLGPDDGQHPVIRLDALGKHSVGAGASPQAVTTALVYEPLQKLGLSFEDVDKYAAELHIPEITLPAGAGDVPAANFKMIAALAVMKGQLEKAKMGDFVTQHGIPGFAHTQGHIPSGVPFLGHASDAIRQGRMKRAMIIGKGSLFLARLTNLSDGASFVLEAPQPGAGAAQGVTLDEVKSLLLEALGDLAAALRDSK, encoded by the coding sequence ATGCCGAACGCAAACGTACGAGGTGCTGCCTACTGCCTGAACCATGTCCCCAACCTCGCCTTCCACTACGGGAACACCCCCTGGGTGGAGCGGGAGAGCAAGAAGGATTCGGAGTTTCTGGCGAAGCTTCCGGAGCACGTGCAGTCCTTCGAGGACTCCGCTCGCTTCGCCCCCAACCTGGCCTACATCGGCGCCCTGTCCCTGGAGGAACTGGCGGCCCATCCCCAGCCGTGGCTTCAGAACCTTCTCCCCGAGGTCCGTCGCTTCGGCTCCTACGGGGAGATCATGCCGGAGGACGAGTTCCTGGGCCTTCTGGACCTGTGCGACGTTTTCGACATCGTCTGGCTGGAACAGGGTTTCGCTGGGGAAGTGAAGGGGAAGCTTGCAGCCCACCCCCTCCTCTCCAAGGGCCCCCTCGCCCGTTTGGAGGCGGGGCATCCGGAGGAGGAGGTCCGCAAGGAAGTGGAGGAGCACGGAGCCCTCCCCCTCTACCTCGGAGAGCGTCTGGTGGGGTGCTCCCGGAAGGGGCACGAGCTGGACGAGTGCCTCTCCGCCTACGTCCTCCTGGAAAACCTGGCCTGCAAGGCCGGCGGGGTCCTCTCCCTCCTGCACCTTCTGGAGACGACGGGCATGGCTCCGGAGGAAGTGGACTTCGTGGTGGAGTGCTCCGAAGAGGCCGCGGGCGACATGAACCAGCGCGGCGGGGGCAACTTTGCCAAGGCGGTGGCGGAGATCGCCGGCTGCACCCACGCCAGCGGGTGCGACGTGCGGGGTTTCTGCGCCGGTCCGGTGAACGCGGTCATCGCCGGGGCCTGCATGGTGGCCAGCGGTGCCCGGAAGAACGTGGTGGTCCTGGCGGGGGGCGCCATCCCCAAGCTCTACATGAACAGCCGGGACCACGTGAAGAAGGACCTCCCCGCTCTGGAGAACTGCCTGGGGAACTTCGCCGTGCTCCTGGGTCCCGACGACGGGCAGCACCCGGTGATTCGACTGGACGCCCTGGGCAAGCATTCTGTGGGGGCCGGGGCCTCCCCGCAGGCGGTGACCACCGCCTTGGTCTACGAACCCCTGCAGAAGCTGGGTCTTTCCTTCGAGGACGTGGACAAGTACGCCGCGGAGCTGCACATCCCGGAGATCACCCTCCCCGCCGGGGCGGGGGATGTGCCGGCGGCCAACTTCAAGATGATCGCCGCCCTGGCGGTGATGAAAGGACAGCTGGAGAAGGCCAAGATGGGGGATTTCGTGACCCAGCACGGCATCCCCGGTTTTGCCCACACCCAGGGGCACATCCCTTCCGGAGTTCCCTTCCTGGGGCATGCCTCCGACGCCATCCGGCAGGGGCGCATGAAGAGGGCCATGATCATCGGGAAGGGAAGCCTCTTCCTGGCTCGACTGACCAACCTTTCCGACGGGGCGTCCTTCGTCCTGGAGGCGCCGCAGCCCGGCGCGGGAGCCGCGCAGGGGGTCACCCTGGACGAGGTGAAGTCCCTCCTCCTGGAGGCCTTGGGGGACTTGGCCGCCGCCCTTCGGGATTCCAAGTAG
- a CDS encoding epoxyqueuosine reductase QueH yields the protein MESSKGIALLLHLCCAPDGTVPWPDLEAQGFRVTGYFTGHHIHPEEEYRRRAESVRALAESRGGAAVFEPYDPPRWLEAVAALKHEPEGGRRCGLCFALQLLGAARAAQREGCTHLCTTLTISPHKDPERINRMGRQVASQFGLLWEDRVWRKNDGFKRSVTESHRLGLYRQTWCGCVYSRREGQEG from the coding sequence ATGGAGAGTTCTAAGGGGATCGCCCTGCTGCTCCATCTCTGTTGCGCCCCCGACGGGACGGTCCCCTGGCCGGATCTGGAGGCCCAGGGCTTTCGCGTGACGGGGTACTTCACGGGCCACCACATCCACCCGGAAGAGGAATACCGCCGCAGGGCGGAGAGTGTCCGCGCCCTGGCGGAAAGCCGGGGAGGGGCCGCGGTTTTCGAGCCCTACGATCCCCCCCGATGGCTGGAAGCGGTCGCGGCTTTGAAGCATGAGCCCGAGGGAGGTCGCCGCTGCGGGCTGTGCTTCGCCCTGCAGCTCCTGGGGGCGGCACGGGCGGCGCAAAGAGAGGGGTGCACCCACCTTTGCACCACCCTTACCATCAGCCCCCACAAGGATCCGGAGCGGATCAACCGCATGGGGCGACAGGTGGCCTCCCAGTTCGGTCTCCTCTGGGAGGATCGGGTGTGGCGGAAAAACGACGGATTCAAACGTTCGGTGACGGAAAGCCACAGGCTGGGGTTGTACCGCCAGACCTGGTGCGGCTGTGTGTACAGCAGAAGGGAGGGGCAGGAAGGATGA